The following coding sequences lie in one Zingiber officinale cultivar Zhangliang chromosome 2B, Zo_v1.1, whole genome shotgun sequence genomic window:
- the LOC122049434 gene encoding uncharacterized protein LOC122049434 translates to MYCISNWIRTTDYGQGAATFPQKPNIFLCDLSMCFCFSASSSYSSSSVSVQTTSHLHAPIGEQPLSWSYNSTSTKKDARFVELIRYQTQRRRRRRKKKKPEASPSLLHSALRESLCQIPALLLPLLLLCSFVFFFLGSILQFERRLASFLMEGGSGSAGQLDGKVMQTFQKSFVQVQSILDHNRVLINEINQNHESKVPDNLSRNVGLIRELNDNIRRVVDLYADLSVSFSKSMEADSGHKRSRQQG, encoded by the coding sequence ATGTACTGCATCTCCAATTGGATCCGGACCACAGATTATGGTCAAGGGGCTGCCACATTTCCTCAAAAGCCAAATATCTTTCTCTGTGATTTGTCTATGTGCTTCTGCTTCTCTGCCTCTTCCTCCTACTCCTCTTCCTCGGTGTCAGTCCAAACTACGTCACATCTGCATGCCCCAATTGGAGAACAACCTCTCTCATGGAGCTACAACTCTACTAGTACAAAAAAGGATGCGAGATTTGTTGAGCTTATCCGCTACCAGAcccagaggaggaggaggaggaggaagaagaagaagccagaagccTCTCCTTCCTTGCTCCATTCCGCCTTGAGGGAATCCCTCTGCCAGATTCCTgccctcctccttcctctcctgCTTCTCTGttcgtttgttttttttttcctgggATCGATTCTTCAGTTTGAGCGGCGGCTAGCTAGCTTTTTAATGGAGGGGGGAAGCGGCAGCGCAGGGCAGTTGGACGGCAAGGTAATGCAGACGTTCCAGAAGAGCTTCGTTCAGGTGCAGAGCATACTCGACCACAACCGTGTGCTGATCAACGAAATCAACCAGAACCACGAGTCGAAGGTCCCGGACAACCTCAGCCGCAACGTCGGCCTCATCAGGGAGCTCAACGACAACATCCGCCGCGTCGTCGACCTCTACGCCGACCTCTCCGTCTCCTTCTCCAAGTCCATGGAGGCCGACTCCGGCCACAAGAGAAGCAGGCAGCAGGGCTAG
- the LOC122049435 gene encoding protein MARD1-like, whose protein sequence is MANQLHPATSGDRSWSADAHLRSLKPRRNLDPCCGVVGLAIVAALDNTAGAESTPPPSTIVSAVTSSRTSNLYSGGTSTAASVCSGEFPTESPATMIGGAFEGFQVTDFLSRCNLCKKWLHGKDIYMYRGEKGFCSTECRYKQMIIDEKQEIYGSQTIKKLTEMPRSPFAAGENFFPGLALLCLTAFALH, encoded by the exons ATGGCGAACCAGCTTCACCCGGCCACCTCCGGTGACCGGTCGTGGTCGGCCGACGCCCACTTGCGCTCCCTCAAACCCCGGAGAAACCTGGACCCATGCTGCGGCGTCGTCGGACTGGCCATCGTAGCCGCCCTCGACAACACCGCCGGAGCCGAGAGCACTCCGCCGCCCTCCACGATCGTGAGCGCAGTTACTTCTTCTCGGACCTCTAATCTGTATTCTGGCGGTACGTCTACTGCGGCAAGTGTCTGCAGTGGTGAATTTCCAACCGAGTCTCCGGCGACAATGATCGGAGGAGCGTTCGAGGGGTTCCAGGTGACTGATTTCCTTAGCCGGTGCAACCTTTGCAAGAAGTGGCTGCATGGAAAAGATATCTACATGTATAG AGGAGAGAAGGGGTTTTGCAGCACGGAGTGCAGGTACAAGCAAATGATCATCGACGAGAAACAGGAAATTTATGGGTCGCAAACCATAAAGAAGTTGACGGAGATGCCGAGATCGCCGTTCGCCGCCGGCGAGAACTTCTTTCCGGGCCTTGCCTTGTTGTGTCTGACGGCGTTTGCACTTCATTAA